In the Paenibacillus pabuli genome, one interval contains:
- a CDS encoding AraC family transcriptional regulator: protein MTKLSEAVYLGRLPDVRMSFQLLGLHARQVDSNWTYPSHEHSMYEIHWMLDGEMNMVVNGQSYSQSVGDLLFIRPGMTHSCTGAGPKGFTYFSVHFSVHDTSFCRELNRCKDIYYPADSSLASGLSSSLCTLYDLATEHLSMPLSSSKQMKVHAAVFELLGSLVGQLSQNASVTLSRKETIAHQIAEHIEDSVRYIHLHGDVRESERTWIQDIAKSLNISPSQINRIFREVYGTAPRKFLSETLLNEAQRLLKQTDLNIDHIAMMLGYKTNAHFSRQFKRWTGITPSEFRIHSQRTAGAEHLGD from the coding sequence GTGACCAAACTTTCAGAAGCCGTATATTTAGGCCGTCTGCCCGATGTTCGCATGTCTTTTCAATTGTTGGGACTGCATGCAAGACAAGTAGATTCCAACTGGACGTATCCGTCTCATGAGCATTCCATGTATGAAATTCACTGGATGTTGGACGGCGAGATGAACATGGTGGTCAACGGTCAGTCGTACAGTCAATCCGTTGGAGACCTTCTGTTTATCCGTCCGGGTATGACTCACTCCTGCACAGGTGCCGGACCGAAGGGTTTCACATACTTTTCTGTTCATTTCAGCGTACACGATACCTCCTTCTGCAGAGAACTCAACCGCTGCAAGGACATTTATTATCCGGCAGATTCGAGCCTGGCTTCAGGACTGTCCTCTTCACTATGTACCTTGTATGATCTGGCCACAGAACACTTATCCATGCCGTTGTCTTCCTCCAAACAGATGAAAGTCCATGCCGCCGTATTCGAACTGCTCGGCTCCCTGGTTGGCCAGTTATCTCAGAACGCATCCGTTACCTTATCGAGAAAAGAAACCATCGCCCACCAAATTGCCGAGCACATTGAGGACTCCGTAAGATATATCCACCTTCATGGTGACGTTCGGGAAAGCGAACGAACCTGGATCCAAGACATCGCGAAGTCACTGAACATTAGCCCTTCACAGATCAACCGGATCTTTCGGGAGGTATATGGTACAGCCCCGCGCAAGTTTTTATCAGAAACCCTTCTGAACGAAGCCCAGCGGCTGTTAAAACAAACAGACCTGAACATTGACCATATTGCGATGATGCTTGGATACAAGACCAATGCGCATTTCAGCCGTCAGTTCAAGCGATGGACGGGCATCACGCCAAGCGAATTTCGCATCCATTCCCAGCGGACTGCTGGAGCGGAGCATCTCGGTGATTGA
- a CDS encoding carbohydrate ABC transporter permease, with the protein MKARNNRIENREEKQFFLFISPWLLGFLIFTLYPMGYSIFLVFTDMDMTGSGQFVGLDNIIRAFTQDPLFYRSLLNTLYFVLVSVPASLLMSFLIALLLNQKIKGVGFFRTSFYIPYITSGVAVTLLWGWIFNAQFGFINYFLSLFGITGPNWLSDTKWAMPAIIIMGVWTIGNSIIITLAGLQDIPEALYESAEIDGASSFVKITQITLPLITPTLYFNLVMGIIGGFQIFMQPYILTEGGPSYSTYTYMMHIYNSGFKYNEMGYASTLAWLLFVVIMIITLIVNRTSRHWVYYDN; encoded by the coding sequence ATGAAGGCGCGAAACAACCGCATTGAAAACAGGGAGGAGAAACAATTCTTCCTTTTTATCTCGCCATGGCTTTTAGGTTTTCTAATATTCACCTTATATCCAATGGGTTATTCTATCTTTTTGGTTTTCACCGATATGGATATGACCGGCTCAGGCCAATTTGTCGGCTTAGATAATATCATCAGGGCCTTTACACAGGATCCACTTTTTTACCGTTCTTTGTTAAACACATTATATTTTGTGTTGGTTTCTGTTCCGGCCAGTTTACTCATGTCGTTTCTGATTGCTCTTCTGCTCAATCAAAAAATAAAGGGCGTTGGTTTTTTCAGAACCAGCTTCTATATCCCGTATATCACATCGGGGGTTGCGGTTACCTTGCTTTGGGGCTGGATTTTCAATGCCCAGTTTGGCTTTATCAATTATTTCCTTTCTCTATTCGGTATCACAGGACCTAACTGGTTGAGCGATACGAAATGGGCGATGCCGGCGATTATTATTATGGGAGTCTGGACGATCGGAAATTCCATCATCATTACGCTGGCGGGACTGCAGGATATTCCGGAAGCCTTATATGAGAGTGCTGAGATTGATGGAGCGAGCAGTTTCGTTAAAATTACGCAGATTACCCTGCCCCTGATCACGCCAACGCTTTATTTTAATCTCGTTATGGGGATCATTGGTGGATTCCAAATCTTTATGCAGCCTTACATTCTGACCGAGGGTGGCCCCAGCTATTCCACCTACACGTACATGATGCATATTTATAACAGCGGATTTAAATACAACGAGATGGGTTATGCGTCAACTCTGGCCTGGTTATTGTTCGTCGTTATTATGATCATCACGCTAATCGTAAACCGGACTTCCCGACACTGGGTTTATTACGATAACTAA
- a CDS encoding fumarylacetoacetate hydrolase family protein, which translates to MRIIRFLDGHQKWLAAVTDDEQAYRLPQADFMTLIYQAREKGVTPVQWIESALKPVNKLTDDWTSLHLITPVDAPEVWAAGVTYQRSREARNYEATDGKLDAETFYDKVYDAERPEIFFKSTAARTVGPNEAVTLRSDSTWQIPEPELGLVLAADGSIVGYIAGNDMSCRDIEGENPLYLPQAKIWRNSCSIGPAIRLAETVKNPYEFSIVCQIYRDESMVVKSEASTSELNRKLDELVSFLARDNDVYDGTVLLTGTSIVPPNDFTLEPGDRIEISISDIGTLINPVISN; encoded by the coding sequence ATGAGAATTATTCGATTTTTGGATGGACATCAGAAATGGTTGGCAGCCGTTACGGATGATGAACAAGCGTATCGTTTGCCGCAAGCAGATTTTATGACTTTAATCTATCAGGCGAGGGAGAAGGGTGTTACTCCGGTTCAATGGATTGAAAGCGCTCTTAAACCGGTAAACAAGCTGACCGATGATTGGACTTCTCTGCACCTGATCACACCAGTCGATGCACCGGAAGTGTGGGCAGCAGGTGTGACATATCAGCGGAGCCGGGAAGCGCGGAATTATGAAGCTACAGATGGAAAGTTGGATGCGGAAACTTTCTACGATAAGGTCTATGACGCAGAGAGACCGGAGATCTTCTTTAAATCCACAGCAGCCCGGACTGTCGGGCCGAATGAGGCTGTCACGCTGCGCAGCGATTCTACTTGGCAGATCCCGGAGCCTGAGCTGGGATTGGTGCTTGCCGCGGATGGCAGCATTGTGGGATACATCGCCGGAAATGACATGAGCTGCCGCGATATCGAGGGGGAAAACCCGTTGTATCTGCCACAAGCCAAAATATGGCGCAATTCCTGTTCCATAGGTCCAGCTATTCGACTAGCGGAAACGGTGAAGAATCCCTATGAATTCAGCATTGTCTGCCAGATCTATCGGGATGAATCAATGGTTGTTAAAAGTGAAGCGAGTACGAGTGAATTAAACCGCAAGCTGGATGAACTGGTTTCCTTTTTGGCAAGGGATAACGATGTGTATGACGGTACGGTACTTTTGACAGGCACTAGCATCGTGCCTCCGAATGATTTCACCCTTGAACCAGGAGACCGCATTGAAATATCCATAAGTGATATCGGGACACTGATCAATCCTGTCATTTCAAACTAG
- a CDS encoding YjhG/YagF family D-xylonate dehydratase, with protein sequence MYEQIMSIMGEKELSSYDIIAHAPGATGRLPLTDDLLRNAPSGDLFGMSQNVGMGWKPGELNGKQFLILSTQGGIRNEDGSPAALGYHTGHWEVGLLMKAAAEEISSHGGIPFAGYVSDPCDGRSQGTTGMFDSLPYRNDAAMVFRRLIRSLPTRKGVLGVATCDKGLPAMMLALAGMPQLPGVIVPGGVTLPPTDGEDAGKIQTIGARYANGELSLEMASELGCRACATPGGGCQFLGTAATAQVVAEAMGMTVPHAALAPSGQPIWFEMARQSSRALINMESQGIKMADIVTDASIRNAMAVHAAFGGSTNLLLHIPATAHAAGLTVPTVQDWIQVNKNVPRLVSALPNGPIFHPTIRVFQAGGVPEVMLHLRQFGLLDESVLTVTGASLGEVLDWWESSERRHLIRKQLEEKDGIDPDSVIMSLEHSQRLGISSTVTFPTGNIAPEGSVIKSTSIDPDVLDEHGVYRHRGRAKVFTTEREAIRAIKTGGVLAGDVVVLLGRGPSGTGMEETYQLTSALKHLSFGKYVSLITDARFSGVSTGACIGHVGPEALAGGPIGKLRNGDLIDIVVDRGKLEGSVNFIGEGDTEFSPEEGAIILAQRTFHPDMRPDENLPDDTRLWAALQAVSGGTWRGNIYDVDRIITVLEAGKKALAW encoded by the coding sequence ATGTACGAACAGATTATGTCGATTATGGGGGAGAAGGAGTTAAGCAGCTATGATATTATAGCGCATGCTCCAGGGGCAACAGGACGTCTGCCTTTAACCGATGATTTGCTGCGGAATGCTCCAAGCGGCGACTTGTTCGGCATGTCTCAGAATGTCGGAATGGGTTGGAAGCCTGGAGAATTGAACGGAAAACAGTTCCTAATCTTAAGTACGCAGGGCGGTATCCGCAATGAAGATGGCAGTCCCGCAGCTCTTGGCTACCATACGGGACACTGGGAAGTCGGCTTGCTGATGAAAGCTGCCGCAGAAGAAATATCGAGCCACGGAGGAATCCCGTTTGCTGGCTATGTCAGCGACCCTTGCGACGGCAGGTCTCAAGGAACAACCGGCATGTTCGACTCACTGCCGTACCGGAACGATGCCGCGATGGTATTCCGCAGATTGATTCGATCCCTCCCCACGCGAAAAGGCGTGCTTGGCGTTGCAACTTGTGATAAGGGATTGCCCGCCATGATGCTTGCACTTGCAGGTATGCCGCAGCTGCCAGGAGTTATTGTTCCCGGCGGCGTTACGCTTCCGCCTACGGATGGGGAGGATGCAGGTAAAATTCAAACCATTGGCGCAAGGTACGCGAATGGAGAGCTCTCTCTTGAGATGGCATCGGAGCTAGGGTGCCGGGCCTGCGCTACACCGGGCGGCGGCTGTCAGTTTCTAGGGACCGCGGCAACCGCCCAGGTGGTAGCAGAGGCAATGGGCATGACGGTGCCGCATGCCGCTCTGGCACCTTCAGGGCAGCCCATCTGGTTCGAGATGGCGCGCCAATCTTCGCGTGCACTGATCAACATGGAGTCCCAAGGGATCAAGATGGCAGACATTGTTACAGATGCTTCAATTCGCAATGCCATGGCCGTTCATGCCGCATTCGGCGGATCTACCAACCTGCTTCTTCACATCCCGGCTACTGCCCATGCAGCGGGTTTAACTGTGCCAACGGTACAGGACTGGATACAGGTGAACAAGAACGTTCCAAGACTGGTTAGTGCTCTGCCGAACGGACCGATCTTCCATCCAACCATACGGGTTTTTCAGGCCGGAGGTGTTCCTGAGGTCATGCTTCACCTTAGACAGTTTGGCCTGCTGGATGAATCTGTACTCACAGTAACAGGTGCGTCACTGGGTGAAGTGCTGGATTGGTGGGAATCGTCGGAACGTCGTCATCTCATACGCAAGCAATTGGAAGAGAAGGACGGGATTGATCCGGACAGTGTGATCATGAGCTTAGAGCACTCACAGCGTCTTGGGATTTCTTCGACCGTGACCTTTCCAACCGGGAATATCGCGCCAGAAGGCTCTGTCATCAAATCCACATCCATTGATCCTGATGTGCTGGATGAGCATGGCGTGTATCGGCATCGTGGCCGGGCCAAGGTGTTTACAACCGAACGCGAGGCAATCCGTGCCATTAAGACTGGCGGGGTTCTGGCTGGCGACGTTGTTGTACTGCTCGGTCGTGGACCTTCAGGAACCGGGATGGAGGAAACGTATCAGCTTACTTCTGCGCTCAAGCATTTGTCTTTTGGGAAGTATGTTTCGCTCATCACCGATGCCCGCTTCTCGGGAGTTTCAACCGGAGCATGTATTGGCCATGTTGGGCCCGAAGCGCTGGCAGGAGGGCCCATTGGCAAACTCCGGAACGGCGACTTGATTGACATCGTTGTGGATCGGGGCAAGCTGGAGGGCAGCGTGAACTTCATTGGAGAAGGAGATACGGAGTTTTCGCCGGAAGAAGGAGCTATCATTCTGGCTCAAAGGACCTTCCACCCAGATATGCGTCCTGATGAAAATTTGCCGGATGATACCAGGCTGTGGGCTGCGCTGCAAGCTGTCAGCGGCGGAACATGGAGAGGGAATATATATGATGTGGACCGGATCATAACTGTCCTGGAAGCCGGCAAAAAAGCACTGGCATGGTGA
- a CDS encoding helix-turn-helix transcriptional regulator translates to MTNIFYVEYDAAHHSNFVFDIPQGHPCWLLVITQTPAQFWVDGKLKEYPPHCAVLFEPHQKIYYRASTGKYINDWIRFASDEPYVTETSLPYGKPFPLDDPEYCHKLFQLLVVENSFNKDYRESSIDCLLRTLFNKLLESYFQEEISPQHYNLLKLRAAIHNNPSHPWTISEMAKIISISQGYLQLIYKKLFGLSCMDDVIHSRIRLAKEYLRHDQYTVAEIADRCGYRNVEHFCRQFKQMTGSSPKKFHKRASNLTPGPADSKKVIL, encoded by the coding sequence ATGACAAATATATTTTACGTTGAATATGACGCAGCACATCATAGCAATTTTGTTTTTGATATTCCCCAAGGACATCCCTGCTGGCTTTTGGTCATTACACAGACTCCCGCTCAGTTCTGGGTAGATGGAAAACTCAAGGAATACCCTCCTCATTGTGCTGTTCTTTTTGAGCCTCATCAAAAAATTTACTACCGGGCTTCCACAGGGAAATATATTAATGACTGGATCCGCTTTGCAAGCGATGAACCTTACGTAACCGAAACTTCGCTTCCCTATGGCAAGCCTTTTCCTTTGGATGATCCTGAATATTGCCACAAGCTGTTCCAGTTGCTCGTCGTAGAGAATTCATTCAATAAGGACTACAGAGAATCATCCATTGATTGTCTGCTCCGAACCCTGTTCAACAAGCTGCTGGAGTCTTACTTTCAAGAGGAAATTAGTCCTCAGCACTACAACCTTTTAAAGCTGCGTGCTGCCATCCATAACAATCCAAGCCACCCCTGGACCATATCGGAAATGGCTAAAATTATTAGCATCAGTCAGGGATACCTGCAGTTGATTTACAAAAAATTGTTTGGCCTCTCGTGTATGGATGATGTTATTCACAGCCGGATTCGCCTAGCCAAAGAATATCTCAGGCATGATCAGTATACGGTTGCGGAGATTGCAGACCGGTGCGGTTACCGCAATGTGGAGCATTTTTGCAGGCAGTTCAAACAAATGACCGGTTCATCACCCAAGAAATTTCACAAACGCGCGAGTAACTTAACTCCCGGCCCAGCAGATTCCAAAAAGGTTATCCTTTGA
- a CDS encoding carbohydrate ABC transporter permease — MEAYYKSKKNSGRIKVSLSYVILTIIAVVFIFPFIWMLSTAFKIPSEAYTLPPKIIPETFTWDNFIQGWQYADFTRYTWNTLIVTGLATIGTVLSASFVAYGFARFKSRYSGLLFTLVLATMMLPSQVTLVPTYLLFTKLGWLDTLMPLIVPSFFGGGAFNIFLLRQFFKTIPKDLDEAAYIDGANAFQIYYKILLPAIKPALITVGLMSITFHWNDYMSPLIYLNSDQNFTLAIGLQFFQNSFGSSQIQMLMAVSLITVIPVLILFFIGQRYFIQGITMTGIKG, encoded by the coding sequence ATGGAGGCTTATTACAAAAGTAAAAAAAACAGCGGCCGGATTAAAGTCAGCTTGAGTTATGTGATATTGACGATCATTGCAGTCGTGTTTATTTTTCCGTTTATATGGATGCTTTCAACCGCCTTTAAAATCCCTTCGGAAGCCTATACGCTGCCTCCCAAAATCATCCCGGAAACGTTTACTTGGGATAACTTCATTCAGGGCTGGCAATACGCGGATTTCACCCGTTATACATGGAATACCTTAATCGTAACAGGACTTGCGACGATTGGAACGGTTCTTTCTGCCTCATTCGTAGCCTATGGCTTTGCGCGGTTTAAATCTCGATACAGCGGATTGTTATTTACGCTCGTGCTTGCTACCATGATGCTCCCCAGTCAGGTCACTCTCGTTCCTACTTACCTCTTGTTCACCAAGCTTGGTTGGCTCGATACCTTGATGCCTCTTATCGTTCCGTCCTTTTTTGGGGGAGGTGCGTTTAACATTTTCCTGCTGCGGCAATTCTTCAAAACGATTCCGAAAGATTTGGATGAAGCCGCATATATCGACGGTGCCAATGCATTCCAGATTTATTACAAAATCCTGCTGCCTGCAATCAAACCGGCTTTGATTACGGTCGGTCTAATGTCGATAACCTTTCATTGGAATGATTACATGTCTCCGCTGATTTATCTGAACAGCGATCAGAATTTCACACTCGCTATCGGTTTGCAGTTCTTCCAGAATTCTTTTGGCTCCTCGCAAATACAGATGCTGATGGCCGTTTCATTAATTACCGTTATTCCTGTGCTGATCCTCTTCTTCATCGGACAGAGATATTTTATTCAGGGGATTACCATGACCGGAATCAAAGGATAA
- the gucD gene encoding alpha-ketoglutaric semialdehyde dehydrogenase GucD, with the protein MSAFQLEQTYNNFINGEWVKPTSGSTEPSINPANRKEIVGYVPASGVEDLNHAVAAAKEAAKAWRNLTGAERGNYLFQAANVLERRADEVAEAMTREMGKTFPEAKGETMRGVAILRYYAGEGMRKTGDVIPSTDREALMFTTRVPLGVVGVIAPWNFPVAIPIWKTAPALIYGNTVVLKPAQETAVTAAKVLECFDEAGIPAGVLNLVSGKGSVIGSALAEHADVNGITFTGSNEVGKRVGAAALARGAKYQLEMGGKNPIIIAADADLDLAVEATISGGLKSTGQKCTATSKVIIERKVYDAFKEKLLSQIKEIRLGDGMSSGSWMGPCASESQLSTVLGYIQKGQDEGAVLLAGGKRPDNPELAEGFYVQPTVFEGVESHMSIAREEIFGPVLALIPVDSLEEAIASANDSDYGLSASIYTQNVGAMLSFIRDMDAGLVRINAETAGVELQAPFGGMKMSSSHSREQGQAAIEFFTAIKTVFVKS; encoded by the coding sequence ATGAGCGCATTTCAGTTAGAGCAGACCTATAACAATTTTATTAACGGGGAATGGGTAAAACCAACGTCCGGATCGACGGAACCAAGCATTAATCCGGCGAATCGAAAAGAAATCGTGGGTTATGTGCCAGCCTCGGGTGTAGAGGACCTGAACCATGCAGTCGCAGCGGCAAAAGAAGCAGCGAAGGCCTGGCGGAACTTAACGGGTGCGGAACGGGGGAATTATCTTTTTCAAGCTGCTAATGTGCTGGAGCGCCGGGCCGACGAGGTGGCGGAAGCCATGACCAGAGAAATGGGGAAGACATTCCCGGAAGCTAAAGGAGAAACGATGCGCGGCGTCGCCATTTTGAGATATTATGCGGGGGAAGGCATGCGAAAAACGGGTGATGTGATTCCCTCAACAGATAGGGAGGCACTAATGTTCACGACCCGTGTGCCGCTTGGCGTAGTAGGTGTCATTGCACCTTGGAACTTCCCGGTGGCTATCCCCATCTGGAAAACAGCACCGGCTTTGATCTATGGCAACACCGTTGTATTGAAGCCAGCTCAGGAAACGGCGGTTACAGCAGCCAAGGTTTTGGAATGTTTTGATGAGGCCGGCATCCCGGCTGGTGTTCTCAATCTCGTGAGCGGAAAAGGCTCGGTAATCGGCTCCGCACTTGCTGAGCACGCCGATGTAAACGGAATAACTTTTACTGGTTCCAATGAAGTTGGAAAGCGGGTCGGCGCCGCAGCACTTGCTCGTGGAGCCAAATATCAGCTTGAAATGGGTGGCAAAAACCCGATTATCATCGCGGCAGACGCTGATTTGGATTTGGCTGTTGAGGCCACGATCAGCGGCGGCTTGAAATCAACTGGCCAAAAATGCACGGCCACCAGCAAGGTCATTATTGAACGAAAAGTATATGATGCCTTTAAAGAAAAACTCCTGTCGCAAATCAAGGAAATCCGTCTGGGTGACGGGATGTCTTCCGGAAGCTGGATGGGTCCATGTGCGAGTGAAAGCCAGCTGAGTACCGTGCTTGGTTACATTCAAAAAGGACAGGATGAAGGTGCCGTACTGCTCGCTGGAGGAAAAAGACCGGACAATCCTGAGCTCGCAGAAGGATTTTATGTACAGCCGACGGTATTTGAAGGTGTCGAATCGCATATGTCCATTGCCCGGGAAGAAATATTCGGTCCGGTCCTGGCCTTGATTCCTGTGGATTCCTTGGAAGAGGCCATTGCTTCGGCAAATGACAGCGATTATGGTTTGAGTGCTTCAATCTATACACAAAATGTCGGGGCCATGCTGTCCTTCATCCGGGATATGGATGCCGGACTCGTAAGAATTAATGCGGAAACTGCCGGCGTAGAACTGCAGGCACCGTTCGGTGGAATGAAGATGTCAAGCTCGCATTCCAGAGAACAGGGGCAAGCGGCCATCGAGTTTTTTACGGCAATCAAAACAGTCTTTGTGAAGTCATAA
- a CDS encoding family 43 glycosylhydrolase, whose product MKKQGLNPYLPSWEYVPDGEPYVFEDRVYVYGSHDRFNGHVFCLNDYVCWSAPVDDLGNWRNEGVFYQKADDPLNPGGSMCLYAPDVTLGPDGRYYLYYVLDKVPVVSVAVCDTPAGKYEFYGYVKYADGTRLGEREGDEPQFDPGVLTEGECTYLYTGFCAPGDRSRHGAMATVLGPDMLTIVDEPVFIAPSQPYSEGSGFEGHEFFEAPSIRKRGDTYYLVYSSIVMHELCYATSKFPNKGFEYQGVIISNCDLHIDSYKPADKPMYYGGNNHGSIVEIKGDWYIFYHRHTNGDAFNRQGCIERISFDEHGMISQVEMTSCGVNGGPLEGKGEYPAYLACNLFAKDDQMYTGGFGGGAWLDSRFPKITQDGRDGDEEVGYIANMVDSATAGFKYFKCDGIRQVSVKVRGYCNGEFEIKTAWDGPVLGTIPVHFTNEWKKYTTDITVPDGRQALYLTYRGAGGASLASFTLA is encoded by the coding sequence ATGAAAAAACAGGGGTTAAATCCATATCTTCCATCCTGGGAGTACGTCCCTGACGGTGAGCCTTATGTATTTGAGGATAGAGTTTATGTGTACGGTTCGCATGACCGGTTTAACGGACATGTCTTTTGTCTAAACGACTACGTATGTTGGTCGGCGCCTGTGGATGACCTCGGGAATTGGCGCAATGAAGGTGTATTCTACCAAAAGGCAGATGACCCGCTTAATCCGGGCGGCAGTATGTGCCTTTACGCCCCAGACGTTACGCTCGGTCCTGACGGACGATATTATCTTTATTATGTGCTGGATAAAGTGCCGGTTGTTTCTGTTGCTGTATGCGATACACCTGCAGGCAAATATGAATTCTATGGATACGTGAAATATGCGGATGGCACTCGCCTGGGGGAAAGGGAAGGGGACGAGCCCCAATTTGATCCAGGTGTGCTGACCGAAGGAGAGTGTACGTATCTTTATACCGGATTCTGTGCGCCTGGAGACCGATCGAGACACGGTGCGATGGCGACGGTGCTTGGTCCGGACATGCTGACGATTGTGGATGAGCCCGTATTCATAGCGCCGAGTCAGCCATACAGCGAAGGCAGCGGATTCGAAGGACATGAATTTTTCGAGGCCCCTTCCATCCGGAAAAGAGGGGATACCTACTACTTGGTTTACTCCTCAATTGTCATGCATGAATTATGCTATGCTACCAGTAAATTTCCTAACAAAGGGTTTGAATATCAGGGTGTAATCATAAGCAACTGCGATCTACATATTGACTCCTATAAACCAGCTGACAAGCCGATGTATTATGGCGGGAACAATCACGGCAGCATTGTTGAGATCAAGGGAGACTGGTACATTTTCTATCATCGCCATACCAATGGGGACGCATTTAACCGTCAGGGCTGCATTGAACGCATCTCTTTTGACGAGCATGGAATGATATCTCAGGTAGAAATGACTTCCTGCGGCGTGAATGGTGGCCCTCTTGAAGGAAAAGGGGAATATCCCGCATACCTTGCATGTAATCTTTTTGCAAAAGATGATCAAATGTATACCGGTGGTTTTGGAGGAGGTGCTTGGCTGGACAGCCGCTTTCCGAAGATTACCCAGGATGGGCGAGACGGTGATGAAGAGGTCGGATATATTGCCAATATGGTGGATTCAGCCACAGCAGGTTTTAAATATTTCAAATGTGATGGGATTCGCCAGGTCAGTGTGAAGGTTCGTGGATATTGCAATGGAGAATTTGAGATTAAAACCGCATGGGACGGTCCTGTACTGGGAACGATCCCGGTACATTTTACAAATGAATGGAAAAAATATACGACTGACATTACCGTTCCAGACGGCAGGCAGGCTTTGTATTTGACTTACAGGGGAGCAGGAGGCGCGAGCCTGGCTTCTTTTACATTAGCATAA
- a CDS encoding ABC transporter substrate-binding protein: MRKFAIILLIGIFVTVITACSANSDQAAENSSGNGEISGDLTVFGWGGGEELQSRKEATKIFKKLYPKVKVHEVWLPADNIDVKLDAALAAGNAGDVIMISPDWKGLRSKWFEDLNPYIEKDQLDLEALLTQGVDGGYVDADGKREGMPTTASDFMIAYNKDIFDKAGLPYPTNDWTWDDFSATAKQVSSGEGANRVYGIVSHWILQSFAPFIYGGMPYNEDWSKQTLDDPNTLKGYQLFGDLVNAKAMPDDAAAKSMPMDQMFAAGRAAMYPLGVFEASTIAKNIGSNFQWGIVMPPKDPSGKTVNIKFQTGFAMNKDSKNKEAAWAYIKTVSLNKEVGDLYSKVNLPAAKESAESTFANLKIEGTDISMVDFVTGLQDAITFPWGGSIAKAGDLYEQTWQQVTVQGKTAEEAAKAYTSQIQSALDSIHQSK; the protein is encoded by the coding sequence ATGAGAAAATTTGCAATCATTCTGCTTATCGGAATATTCGTGACAGTGATCACCGCCTGCTCAGCAAACAGTGATCAGGCAGCGGAAAATTCATCGGGTAATGGAGAAATTTCCGGTGACCTTACCGTATTTGGGTGGGGCGGTGGCGAGGAGCTCCAGTCTCGAAAGGAAGCCACCAAAATTTTCAAAAAATTGTATCCAAAAGTGAAGGTACATGAAGTTTGGCTCCCGGCAGATAACATTGATGTCAAGCTCGATGCAGCTCTGGCTGCTGGAAATGCCGGTGATGTGATCATGATATCTCCAGACTGGAAAGGGTTGAGATCCAAATGGTTCGAAGATTTAAACCCTTATATTGAGAAGGATCAACTGGACCTCGAGGCCTTGTTAACACAGGGGGTTGATGGGGGATATGTCGATGCGGACGGAAAACGCGAAGGGATGCCAACAACCGCTTCTGATTTTATGATTGCTTATAATAAAGACATTTTTGACAAGGCGGGGCTCCCGTATCCAACGAATGACTGGACTTGGGATGATTTTTCGGCAACAGCCAAACAGGTCTCCTCGGGTGAAGGTGCAAATCGGGTCTATGGCATTGTGTCCCACTGGATCTTGCAGAGCTTCGCTCCTTTTATATACGGCGGGATGCCATATAACGAGGATTGGAGCAAACAGACTCTGGATGATCCCAATACCCTGAAGGGGTACCAGTTGTTCGGAGACCTGGTGAATGCAAAAGCAATGCCAGATGATGCAGCCGCCAAGAGCATGCCTATGGACCAAATGTTCGCTGCAGGTAGAGCTGCGATGTATCCGCTAGGTGTGTTTGAAGCTTCGACAATCGCCAAAAATATCGGTTCTAATTTTCAATGGGGTATCGTGATGCCTCCAAAAGATCCATCCGGTAAAACCGTCAACATTAAATTCCAGACAGGCTTCGCCATGAACAAGGATTCTAAAAATAAGGAAGCGGCGTGGGCTTATATTAAAACGGTCTCCCTGAATAAAGAGGTCGGAGATCTGTACAGTAAGGTAAATCTTCCTGCGGCAAAAGAATCAGCGGAGAGTACTTTTGCCAATTTGAAAATTGAAGGCACAGATATCTCCATGGTGGATTTCGTAACAGGGTTGCAGGATGCCATAACTTTCCCGTGGGGTGGCTCCATTGCAAAGGCGGGGGACCTCTATGAGCAAACCTGGCAGCAGGTCACCGTTCAAGGGAAAACCGCAGAGGAAGCGGCCAAAGCCTATACATCCCAAATTCAGTCCGCTCTCGACTCCATTCATCAAAGTAAATAA